From Drosophila suzukii chromosome 2R, CBGP_Dsuzu_IsoJpt1.0, whole genome shotgun sequence, a single genomic window includes:
- the LOC108017865 gene encoding golgin subfamily A member 6-like protein 25, with amino-acid sequence MRSLSLLLLSASCALILSLAYAHPPEGVWKKKLTWKEDWVQVWKTVKKEAWETKWKKVSVPIWKEVKVPVWKEEQVPDWKIVKKPKIEEREVPAWKEVKVADWKKVTKPIWVPTKVAVWKEIQVPIWKEVQVPFWKEIQVPIWKEVQVADWKQMFEPQWVKMGIPGEKFLGKDHEGWEYTSHDLWRKKLIWKPVWKKVWRTEKKQEWKTEKKQEWRTEKKQEWKTEKVQEWKQDKKLEWKDEWVQVWKNVKKQIWIKEKRETWVEEKVQIWRTEKRQVWATEKRQAWKDEWQSVNVPVWKEVKVQEWKKVWKPVWEKVWVPVSHGHGWD; translated from the exons ATGAGATCCCTAAGTCTGTTG CTACTCAGCGCCAGCTGCGCGCTAATCCTAAGTTTAGCCTACGCCCATCCGCCAGAGGGCGTATGGAAGAAGAAGCTCACCTGGAAGGAGGATTGGGTCCAGGTGTGGAAGACCGTCAAGAAGGAGGCGTGGGAAACCAAATGGAAGAAGGTTTCCGTTCCAATTTGGAAGGAAGTCAAGGTCCCTGTCTGGAAGGAAGAACAGGTTCCCGACTGGAAGATCGTTAAGAAGCCGAAAATCGAGGAGAGAGAGGTTCCCGCCTGGAAGGAGGTCAAGGTGGCCGATTGGAAGAAGGTAACGAAACCCATTTGGGTGCCCACCAAGGTGGCCGTCTGGaaggagatccaggtgcccaTCTGGAAGGAGGTGCAGGTCCCCTTCTGGAAGGAAATCCAAGTGCCCATTTGGAAGGAAGTACAGGTGGCAGACTGGAAGCAAATGTTTGAGCCCCAATGG GTGAAAATGGGCATTCCCGGCGAAAAGTTCTTGGGCAAGGATCACGAGGGCTGGGAGTACACCAGCCACGATCTCTGGCGCAAGAAGCTCATCTGGAAGCCAGTGTGGAAGAAGGTCTGGCGCACCGAGAAGAAGCAGGAGTGGAAGACCGAAAAGAAGCAGGAGTGGCGCACTGAGAAGAAGCAGGAGTGGAAGACTGAGAAGGTCCAAGAGTGGAAGCAGGACAAGAAGCTGGAGTGGAAGGACGAGTGGGTTCAG GTGTGGAAGAACGTGAAGAAGCAGATCTGGATCAAGGAGAAGCGCGAGACCTGGGTCGAGGAGAAGGTGCAGATCTGGCGCACCGAGAAGCGCCAGGTGTGGGCCACCGAGAAGCGGCAGGCGTGGAAGGACGAGTGGCAGTCGGTCAACGTGCCCGTGTGGAAGGAGGTCAAGGTGCAGGAGTGGAAGAAGGTGTGGAAGCCCGTCTGGGAGAAGGTGTGGGTGCCGGTGAGCCATGGCCACGGATGGGACTAG